A single genomic interval of Carassius auratus strain Wakin chromosome 30, ASM336829v1, whole genome shotgun sequence harbors:
- the loxl2b gene encoding lysyl oxidase homolog 2b — protein MLALWSVSFVLLCVWKFSHAQYEHLAYLPGYQDPAPDLYTAPELPKDIPRIQLRLAGEKRKHNEGRVEVFYDGEWGTVCDDDFTIHTAQVVCRELGYSEAVSWSPSSKYGKGEGRIWFDNVHCTGNEKSLAQCESNGIGVSDCKHTEDVGVVCSDKRIPGFKFVNTLTNNINSLNIQVEDVRIRPVLSSYRKRIPVTQGYVEVKDGGKWKQICDDEWTHMNSRVICGMFGFPGDKRYNTRVYKLFARRRKPVYWDYSINCTGNEAHLSSCKLGHALAIKANSTCEQGTPVVVSCVPGRAFAPTPMEGYRKAFRQGQPLVRLRGGAVFGEGRVEVLKNGEWGTICDDNWNLVAATVVCRELGFGSAKEALSGGLLGQGMGPVHMNEVKCSGFEKSVTECSFNMDKDSEGCSHEEDAGVRCNVPAMGFQQRLRLSGGRNPFEGRVEVLMERNGSLVWGTVCGEGWGTMEAMVVCRQLGLGFASHAFQETWIWPGSVNADSVVMSGVRCAGTEMSLSHCLHHGEYLSCPKGGGRFAAGVSCSETAPDLVLNPQVVEQTTYLEDRPMFMLQCAYEENCLGSTSSSTPSNSYRRLLRFSSQIHNNGQSDFRPKASRETWVWHDCHRHYHSMEVFTHYDLLSSNGTKVAEGHKASFCLEDSECDEGIEKRYECANFGEQGITVGCWDTYRHDIDCQWVDITDVKPGDYIFQIVINPNYEVAESDYTNNIVKCRCRYDGHRIWMYNCHIGGSFSAETEDTFPGLINNQVTHR, from the exons ATGCTGGCCCTCTGGTCTGTGTCATTTGTACTATTGTGCGTATGGAAATTCAGTCACGCACAGTATGAGCACTTGGCTTACCTCCCTGGCTACCAAGACCCCGCACCGGACCTTTATACTGCTCCAGAGCTTCCTAAAGATATACCCAGGATACAGCTACGTCTGGCAGGAGAGAAACGCAAGCACAATGAAGGGCGTGTTGAGGTCTTCTATGACGGGGAGTGGGGGACTGTGTGTGATGATGATTTCACAATTCACACTGCCCAAGTTGTATGCAGAGAACTGGGTTATTCTGAAGCAGTCTCCTGGTCCCCATCATCTAAATATGGAAAGGGAGAAG GCCGTATCTGGTTTGACAATGTCCACTGCACGGGGAATGAGAAGAGCTTGGCCCAGTGTGAGTCTAATGGCATAGGCGTGTCTGATTGTAAGCATACTGAGGATGTCGGGGTGGTTTGCAGCGACAAGAGAATCCCAGGATTCAAGTTTGTTAACACCCTGACCAACAACATCAAT AGTCTAAACATTCAGGTGGAGGATGTTCGTATACGGCCCGTCCTGTCATCATATCGTAAACGTATCCCAGTGACGCAGGGCTATGTGGAGGTGAAAGATGGAGGCAAGTGGAAGCAGATTTGTGATGATGAGTGGACACACATGAACAGCAGGGTTATCTGTGGTATGTTCGGCTTTCCTGGAGACAAGAGATACAATACCCGTGTGTACAA ATTGTTTGCCCGCCGGAGAAAGCCAGTATACTGGGATTACTCCATAAATTGCACGGGAAATGAAGCTCACTTGTCTAGCTGTAAACTGGGCCACGCACTCGCCATCAAAGCCAATAGCACGTGTGAGCAGGGCACTCCTGTGGTAGTCAGCTGCGTTCCTGGCAGAGCTTTCGCCCCAACTCCCATGGAAGGATACAGGAAGGCCTTCAGACAGGGG CAACCCCTGGTGCGCCTCAGAGGTGGAGCTGTATTTGGAGAGGGGCGTGTGGAGGTGTTGAAAAATGGAGAATGGGGCACGATCTGTGATGACAACTGGAATCTCGTAGCAGCTACTGTGGTGTGCCGTGAGCTTGGATTTGGGAGTGCCAAAGAAGCGCTCTCTGGAGGTCTACTTGGACAAG GAATGGGCCCTGTACATATGAATGAAGTTAAATGTTCTGGCTTTGAGAAGTCTGTCACTGAGTGCTCCTTCAATATGGACAAAGATTCTGAAGGCTGCAGTCATGAGGAAGACGCAGGCGTCAGATGCAATGTTCCTGCCATGGGCTTCCAACAGAGG CTGCGTTTGAGCGGAGGTCGTAACCCCTTTGAAGGCCGTGTGGAGGTTCTCATGGAGCGCAACGGTTCTCTGGTGTGGGGGACTGTGTGTGGTGAGGGCTGGGGCACTATGGAGGCCATGGTGGTCTGCAGACAGCTCGGCCTGGGCTTCGCAAGCCATGCTTTCCAG GAGACCTGGATCTGGCCCGGGTCAGTGAATGCAGATTCAGTGGTAATGAGTGGGGTGAGGTGTGCAGGAACAGAGATGTCTCTCTCACACTGTCTGCATCATGGAGAATATCTCAGCTGCCCTAAAGGTGGAGGACGTTTTGCTGCTGGAGTTTCCTGCTCTGAGA CTGCCCCAGATCTAGTGCTCAACCCCCAGGTGGTGGAGCAGACCACATACTTAGAGGACCGTCCTATGTTCATGTTACAGTGCGCCTATGAGGAGAACTGCCTGGGCTCCACTTCCAGTTCCACCCCATCCAACTCCTATCGCCGGCTCCTCCGGTTCTCCTCCCAGATCCACAACAATGGCCAATCTGACTTCAGACCCAAAGCCTCCAGAGAGACCTGGGTTTGGCATGACTGCCACAG GCACTATCATAGCATGGAAGTATTCACCCACTATGACCTACTTAGCAGCAATGGCACCAAGGTGGCAGAGGGACACAAAGCAAGCTTTTGTCTGGAGGACTCAGAATGTGATGAAG GAATTGAAAAGAGGTATGAGTGTGCAAACTTTGGTGAGCAGGGGATCACAGTGGGCTGCTGGGATACATACAGACATGATATTGACTGCCAGTGGGTGGACATTACAGATGTCAAACCGGGAGACTACATATTCCAG ATCGTAATTAACCCCAATTATGAGGTTGCTGAGTCGGATTACACCAATAACATTGTCAAATGCAGATGTCGATATGACGGTCACCGGATATGGATGTATAATTGCCATATAG GGGGCTCCTTCAGTGCAGAGACAGAAGACACCTTTCCTGGCCTGATCAACAACCAGGTGACCCATAGGTAA